One genomic segment of Aquipluma nitroreducens includes these proteins:
- a CDS encoding SusC/RagA family TonB-linked outer membrane protein, whose protein sequence is MQKFTLLIIMFLLIGSTVFAQKATVEGSVKTSNGESLPSATILVKGTTNGTLSDVNGHFTIKAEPKDILVASYIGFETIEVPVGNQKMINITLEDSKQEIKEVVVTALGIVKEKSTIGFSIQDVKGTELVKAREPNAINALTGKVAGLTVGASSEILGAPSVLLRGAAPLYVVDGVPVQTDTWNINPDDIESYTVLKGPTAAALYGSRGQYGAIQITTKRGTTDKRGFSVDFNSSTMTESGFLAIPKVQDEYGAGDHGIYAFADGKGGGLNDGDYDVWGPKFDGQLIPQYDGQYTPGTSYTTTYANGSTYTGNIKPTSYVARGKDNLKRFLETGLLSNNSLALSASGEKYDLRFSASHSYQKGIVPNTKLNITNFNLNGGYNVSKKLRISANMAYSRQYTPNVPDVNYGPNSIIYNIIAWGGADWNIDDMRNYWQPGKEGVQSVYAEYQRYHNPYFMSYEWLRGHYKNDLTGNATISYKISDYFNLQARTAISTYDLFRSEKLPYSAHPYGREAGEGDYREDKRNLFENNTDVLLSYDRYVVPKLSLHATAGGNIRSYSFRSSYATTDYLNVPGWYNLSNSKNPVKSYNFYAPMQVLSAYATADLTYDDFLTLSLTGRADKNSTLPTSHNTYFYPSVSTSIELSKLMTIPYVKSWKVRGSYAQVGGALTSSTIGQLWVPGYGGNYYSPYDGPSFQNSASYSIDLIQGKPAAAFTNTISNPNLKPNSSSAWEVGTDMGLFENKLNFDVTYFSSIDGPQIFSLPISGATGYSSALVNGIKVQRKGIEINVSGSPVHKVNGFSWDISANYSTYQRYLKEIYPGVEKLNIYLKVGDRMDKMYGSDFVRTSDGKIINDASGRPIRNSVAQYLGNANSDWVGAINNTFSYKNLSLKIQFDGRFGGHILDYVEKKTYQGGRHINTVLGDMGAARINDTKGIKSYVGEGVVVSNGQAIEYNSDGQVTNYDKLQFAPNTTATYLQDYISRYYGTDVADRISRTFVKLREVVLTYTIPQTVLSKTFIKQANISFVGRNLLYFAERTDIDIEQYIDESNGSSGLQTPTTRRFGFNLNISF, encoded by the coding sequence ATGCAAAAATTTACCTTATTAATTATCATGTTCCTCCTGATTGGATCAACGGTATTTGCCCAAAAGGCAACTGTTGAAGGATCGGTAAAAACCAGCAATGGAGAGAGTCTGCCAAGTGCAACCATTCTGGTAAAGGGAACCACCAACGGAACCTTATCGGATGTTAATGGGCATTTCACCATTAAGGCAGAACCGAAAGACATTTTGGTAGCATCGTATATCGGATTCGAAACCATTGAAGTTCCGGTTGGCAATCAAAAGATGATCAATATTACTTTAGAAGATTCGAAACAGGAAATCAAAGAAGTAGTTGTAACCGCATTAGGTATTGTAAAAGAAAAAAGCACCATTGGGTTTTCCATTCAGGACGTAAAAGGTACTGAGTTGGTTAAAGCCAGGGAACCCAATGCAATCAACGCCCTGACCGGAAAAGTAGCTGGTTTAACAGTCGGCGCTTCTTCTGAAATACTTGGTGCGCCTTCGGTTCTACTTCGTGGAGCAGCTCCACTCTATGTCGTTGATGGAGTTCCGGTTCAGACCGATACCTGGAACATCAACCCCGATGATATTGAAAGCTACACCGTATTAAAAGGCCCTACCGCTGCCGCTTTATATGGATCGAGAGGCCAATACGGCGCCATTCAGATTACTACCAAACGCGGCACTACTGATAAACGAGGCTTCTCTGTCGATTTCAATTCAAGCACTATGACCGAGAGCGGTTTTTTGGCCATTCCAAAAGTTCAGGATGAATATGGTGCTGGGGACCACGGAATATATGCTTTTGCTGATGGAAAGGGAGGTGGTTTAAACGATGGCGATTACGATGTGTGGGGACCTAAATTTGATGGTCAATTGATACCGCAATACGATGGGCAGTACACGCCCGGAACTTCTTACACAACAACTTATGCCAATGGTTCAACATACACGGGCAATATTAAACCAACTTCATATGTTGCGCGTGGAAAAGATAACCTGAAACGTTTTCTTGAAACAGGACTTCTTTCGAACAATAGTCTTGCTCTTTCGGCAAGCGGCGAAAAATACGACCTTCGCTTCTCTGCTTCGCACAGTTACCAAAAAGGTATCGTTCCAAATACCAAGCTCAATATAACTAACTTCAATTTAAACGGAGGCTACAACGTTTCGAAGAAGCTTCGTATAAGTGCCAACATGGCTTATAGCCGCCAATACACCCCCAATGTTCCTGATGTAAATTATGGCCCTAACAGTATTATTTACAACATCATTGCCTGGGGTGGAGCTGATTGGAATATTGACGATATGCGTAACTACTGGCAACCCGGAAAAGAAGGTGTCCAGTCGGTTTATGCCGAATACCAGCGTTACCACAATCCTTACTTCATGTCGTACGAATGGTTGCGCGGTCACTACAAAAACGACCTTACAGGAAATGCAACTATATCATACAAAATTAGCGATTACTTTAATTTGCAAGCCCGTACAGCCATTTCAACCTACGATTTGTTCCGGTCAGAAAAGCTTCCATATTCGGCACACCCTTATGGTCGTGAAGCTGGCGAAGGCGATTACCGCGAAGACAAACGTAACCTGTTTGAAAACAATACCGACGTACTTTTGTCGTACGACCGCTATGTGGTACCAAAACTTAGTTTGCATGCCACTGCCGGGGGAAACATTCGCTCCTACTCATTTAGAAGCAGCTACGCCACAACCGATTACCTGAATGTTCCGGGATGGTATAACCTGAGCAATTCTAAAAATCCGGTAAAATCGTATAACTTCTATGCCCCCATGCAAGTGTTGAGCGCCTATGCTACTGCCGACCTTACCTACGACGATTTTTTAACCTTGTCGTTAACCGGCCGTGCCGATAAAAACTCGACCCTGCCAACCAGTCACAACACTTATTTCTATCCATCGGTTTCAACCAGTATCGAGTTGTCAAAACTGATGACCATTCCTTACGTTAAATCGTGGAAAGTCAGAGGTTCATATGCGCAAGTTGGTGGCGCTTTAACATCAAGCACTATTGGACAATTGTGGGTTCCGGGTTATGGAGGCAACTATTACTCACCTTACGACGGGCCATCATTCCAGAACTCGGCTTCTTACTCCATTGATCTGATCCAGGGAAAACCAGCCGCAGCTTTTACCAACACCATTTCGAACCCTAACCTGAAACCAAACTCAAGTTCGGCATGGGAAGTGGGCACTGACATGGGACTTTTCGAAAACAAACTGAATTTTGATGTGACTTACTTCTCAAGCATCGACGGGCCACAGATTTTTTCTTTGCCAATTTCAGGAGCCACCGGGTATTCGTCGGCTTTAGTGAACGGGATCAAAGTTCAGCGAAAAGGTATTGAAATCAATGTTTCAGGATCGCCAGTGCATAAAGTCAATGGCTTTAGCTGGGATATTTCGGCTAACTACTCAACCTATCAACGATATCTGAAAGAAATTTACCCCGGAGTTGAAAAACTGAACATCTATTTAAAAGTAGGCGACCGTATGGACAAAATGTATGGGTCGGACTTTGTGAGAACTTCGGATGGCAAAATTATAAACGATGCCAGTGGCCGACCAATTCGTAATTCGGTAGCTCAATATCTTGGTAATGCAAACTCCGACTGGGTTGGAGCGATAAACAACACGTTTTCATACAAGAATTTAAGCCTGAAAATACAGTTCGACGGCCGCTTTGGCGGACATATTCTTGACTATGTTGAAAAGAAAACATATCAGGGAGGTCGCCACATCAATACTGTACTTGGCGATATGGGAGCTGCTCGTATTAACGACACCAAGGGAATTAAATCGTATGTTGGCGAAGGAGTAGTTGTAAGTAACGGACAGGCCATTGAATACAATTCAGACGGACAGGTTACCAATTACGACAAGTTGCAATTTGCACCAAACACAACGGCAACTTACCTGCAAGATTACATTAGCCGCTACTATGGAACCGATGTGGCCGACCGCATTAGCCGCACTTTTGTGAAATTGCGCGAAGTGGTTTTAACCTACACCATCCCTCAAACTGTATTAAGCAAAACCTTTATCAAACAGGCGAATATCTCGTTTGTAGGCCGTAACCTGTTGTACTTTGCTGAACGGACCGATATCGATATCGAGCAATACATCGACGAAAGCAATGGTTCTTCCGGACTTCAAACCCCAACAACCCGTCGCTTTGGGTTCAACCTGAATATCAGTTTCTAA